One window of Triplophysa rosa linkage group LG10, Trosa_1v2, whole genome shotgun sequence genomic DNA carries:
- the ralgapa1 gene encoding ral GTPase-activating protein subunit alpha-1 isoform X3: MFSKKPHGDVRKSTQKVLDPKKDVLTRLKHLRIVIENAEPLELKHLFEQNYSHIYYVFFENFVTIEVNLKQKGHKSQREELDSILFIFEKILQLLPERIQGRWQFHSIGLILKKLLHTGNSLKIRREGVRLFLLWMQALQHNTLKEQLWIFACLIPGFPAPQSELGPRTLDNLISPPLNLQESQVTPEEISPLVPPQSGDKSQEDLTGYLLEALLKYMVNQAKSLEWKCKENHEKGFAFLFGNFKKYYLPHIFPNFSKETSLYNPILDVPPMRPKPYYVVLKRDPETNEALYCTKENFLNARVIFIRWLVSFWLEPRPNTGTHIPGMEGENVPKNIQRAAAGLAAREDVGQRQDSLDAGGGGEPEQSHSNTSTLTEREPSTSSLCSIDEEHLTDIEVVRRVLCSSRTNVNFITEIFRQAFLLPMCEAAAMRKVVRVYQEWISQQDKPVFMREPEEDQYSSQLDSTHEQGADREKEDMTVSVHNRNSNWCRSRSSDTEMLEHNVHAGVQATLQAFITNSSNVFLLEAANEMKTLLEEHVDMCKRVLNIYRSLVMHETMNQKSWEQILLVLLRVTEYVMKRPPSIMPHGKKSNTLSGRLAGAIFQTLIVAWIKGNLNVYISRELWDDLLSVLSSLTCWEELVTEWSLTMETLTKVLARNLYNLDLNELPLDKLSEQKQKKHKGKGGIHEGQKIVVDRSFSKGWSRDLPGQEAAMRQRSATTAGSPGVEKARSIVRQKTVALRSCSTGDSLLSSTFIRSAKSAPVLIHPVHPLLPDSVLTPLADELSDLEEPPMAQRGPRTRHCSQSEETPSSEVFSASGDLEQPPLPRSSSASDIMEPFITERVKGALPVSDSPSHSTHFTTSAQTESPHFTPTPQPPPDSQASLELGESIYDHLCQMPGQEPPFIPDWSCPAVAPVSQIEGDGEEDVFSAFREFCSKENDLEVFGEKSETGANGRQVQFGGSGDWALEWDREMEQSEKSLYECLEQCDWDLSITQKGVSQEEPHIVPSMHPAEGSKVTQLHRQNATERVSESELSSQPSQVTQRTKLSHSDPKKRHSGGVHVSFRPSTESVLFHNPLDPKEAHWKTRLRRLGHFHSVGGSGAAPKVKEGVGEGVVCCEVTERDKSSTSGARRGRLGRPTLRPRGSRSRSQESGCSPSRQQQAALLGGVYKSMVHALSKPKAQAVSPQRHGKGPATEAHLKDLYAHVMGYFGRKTSANKDELTPKMRPMSNDAGNSNPNVSDLMDEFIQERLRARGNSSMTRRGSSPGSLEIPKDLPELLNRQNATRPADDPGVPSEWTSPASASGSDLISSDSQSDSFNAFQYVNKFENFSFPPETCTLGSVDQDSLGGAGQTAEEQELSSLTTLHIDSETSSLSQHGISADTVTITGSESASPMHSLGGSRSQTPSPATLTAEHVQHKDLQLDEKMHHSVLQTPDDLETSEFPTEDGSVMSGGTLTGWHADVATVMWRRMLGILGDVNSIKDPEIHAQVFDYLCELWQNLAKIRDNLGISLDNQSSPPPPDLIPPLRILTPWLFKATMLGERYKQGKLHAYKLICKIMKRRQDVSPNSDFLMHFYNIMHCGLLHQDQDIVNTIIKHCSPRFFSIGLPGATMLILDFIVAASRVTACSSLNAPRVEAQILLGSLVCIPNLYKELPALHPTTAEIIMTKFTDVKEHIIKHILNSARDEPSAPARSVALCSLGVWLCEELVHGTQHPQIKEALNVICVTLKFSNKTVALAASDILHLLINYVDDLQKFPPNTPKKIVEVLIATITYLLPATESSPHELDKRLVVSLLLCLLDWVMALPPKTLLQPVDGASDKETNDKSVLSCIYKVLHGCVYGAQSFSNPSYFPIHLSDLSSPDYDPFLPLENLKEPEPLHSPDSERSSKLQPVTEVRSRIQQGLISIAARTVISHLVNHLGHYPMSGGPATLTSQVCENQDNPYSESADLTPELFDAPNLQFFVLNGTTLLSYLQIRAEGGLPGGGMSAGLTTTNACVRVIVRDISGKHSWDSAVLYGPPQCISPSQPLHLYTSSTPAGESREHAKDQGSLESGSQEEPENGAFHENEENLERDEEEENENEDREEMELEEEDEEAALELMAPQAKRRCREVVPSWDSLQDGEEVLDEMLQYLEYSSPECLQRTGTPLNIPAPPPNCVSEKQENDVINAILKQCAEERDFTLHCGNGLNMRAAVQQEPSPQRPQSAFYYCKLLLNILGMNSWEKRNSFHLLKKNEKLLRELKNLDSRQCRETHKIAVFYVAEGQEDKHSILSNTAGSQAYEDFVSGLGWEVNLTSHCGFMGGLQRNKSTGLTMPYFATSTVEVMFHVSTRMPPDSDDSLTKKLRHLGNDEVHIVWSEHSRDYRRGIIPTEFGDVLIIIYPMKNHMYSIQIIKKPEVPFFGPLFDGAIVDGKILPTVVRATAINASRALKSLIPLYQNFYEERARYLETIVQHHSEATTFEDYAARVFCPAPFHYLPSEAGSCIESQLAESLAMQVDGNDLASPMSPRASKSRMSMKLRRSSGSANKT, translated from the exons AAAATGCCGAGCCTCTGGAACTCAAGCACCTTTTCGAGCAGAATTACTCGCACATCTACTACGTGTTTTTCGAAAACTTCGTCACCATCGAGGTCAACCTGAAACAGAAAG GTCACAAATCACAACGAGAGGAGCTTGATTCGATTCTGTTTATATTCGAG AAAATCTTACAGCTGTTACCCGAGCGAATACAAGGAAGATGGCAGTTCCACAGCATAG GTCTCATTTTAAAGAAACTGCTACACACTGGAAACTCCCTAAAG ATCCGCAGGGAAGGTGTGCGTCTGTTCCTTCTATGGATGCAGGCTCTACAACACAACACCCTAAAAGAGCAGCTCTGGATCTTTGCCTGTCTGATCCCAGGATTCCCAGCACCGCAGTCCGAGCTAGGCCCTCGCACCCTGGATAATCTCATCAGCCCTCCTCTGAACCTTCAGGAGT CCCAAGTCACTCCAGAAGAGATAAGCCCCCTGGTGCCACCCCAGTCCGGAGATAAATCCCAGGAGGATCTAACCGGTTACTTACTGGAGGCTCTTCTTAAATACATGGTAAACCAG GCCAAAAGTCTGGAGTGGAAATGTAAGGAGAATCACGAAAAGGGGTTCGCCTTCCTTTTCGgcaattttaaaaagtattaccTTCCCCATATCTTCCCCAACTTCTCCAAGGAGACCAGTTTGTACAATCCTATTCTGG ATGTCCCACCAATGAGACCAAAGCCTTACTACGTAGTTTTAAAAAGAGACCCAGAGACCAATGAAGCCCTGTACTGCACTAAAGAGAACTTCCTCAATGCCAGAGTCATATTTATCCGCTGGCTGGTGTCCTTCTGGTTGGAACCCAGGCCAAACACAGGAACACACATCCCTGGCATGGAAGGAGAAAACGTGCCAAAGAATATACAG AGAGCGGCAGCAGGCCTAGCTGCCCGAGAAGATGTGGGACAGAGACAGGACTCTCTGGACGCGGGAGGGGGTGGCGAGCCGGAGCAGTCGCACTCCAACACCAGCACCCTGACCGAGAGAGAGCCCAGCACTTCCAGTCTCTGCAGCATAGATGAGGAGCACCTCACCGACATCGAAGTGGTCCGACGGGTCCTCTGTTCCTCCAGAACCAACGTCAACTTCATCACGGAGATCTTTCGACAG GCCTTTCTGCTGCCCATGTGTGAAGCCGCAGCCATGCGTAAGGTGGTACGGGTGTATCAGGAATGGATTTCTCAGCAGGATAAGCCTGTGTTTATGAGAGAGCCGGAAGAAGACCAATACTCAAGCCAGCTGGACTCCACCCATGAGCAAGGAGCTGACAGAGAGAAGGAG gaTATGACTGTGTCCGTTCACAACCGAAACTCTAATTGGTGCAGGAGTAGATCATCTGACACCGAGATGCTGGAGCACAACGTTCATGCTGGTGTTCAGGCTACACTACAG GCTTTCATCACCAATTCCTCTAATGTCTTCCTTCTCGAGGCTGCCAATGAGATGAAGACCCTTCTGGAGGAGCATGTTGACATGTGCAAGCGTGTGCTCAACATATACCGCAGTCTGGTCATGCATGAGACCATGAACCAAAAGAGCTG GGAACAGATCCTGTTGGTGTTGCTAAGGGTAACCGAATATGTGATGAAGAGGCCTCCATCCATCATGCCTCATGGCAAGAAGAGTAACACGTTATCGGGCCGATTGGCTGGGGCAATTTTTCAG ACTCTGATCGTGGCCTGGATCAAAGGGAATCTGAACGTGTACATCTCTCGAGAGCTGTGGGACGACCTGCTGTCTGTACTCTCCTCTCTCACATGCTGGGAAGAGCTGGTCACCGAGTGGTCCCTTACCATGGAAACACTTACAAAGGTACTCGCTCGCAATCTTTACAACCTGGACCTGAACGAGCTGCCCCTGGACAAACTTAGCGAGCAGAAACAGAAGAAACACAAAGGCAAAG GTGGCATCCATGAGGGGCAGAAAATTGTTGTGGATCGCTCTTTCTCTAAAGGCTGGAGTCGAGACCTGCCGGGCCAGGAGGCTGCGATGAGACAGCGCAGTGCTACCACAGCTGGATCTCCAGGCGTAGAGAAGGCCAGAAGCATAGTTAGACAGAAGACAGTGG CTCTGCGTAGTTGCTCTACGGGGGACAGTTTGTTGTCCTCAACCTTTATCCGCAGTGCTAAAAGCGCACCTGTCCTGATCCACCCCGTACACCCTCTCCTGCCTGATTCTGTGCTCACTCCCCTAGCTGATGAGCTGTCAG ACCTGGAGGAACCTCCCATGGCCCAGCGCGGGCCGCGGACTCGTCACTGCTCTCAGAGCGAGGAGACTCCGTCGTCAGAGGTGTTTTCAGCCTCCGGTGACCTGGAGCAGCCCCCCCTCCCCCGCAGCAGCAGCGCCTCTGACATCATGGAGCCCTTCATCACCGAGCGGGTCAAAGGTGCACTTCCTGTCTCTGACAGTCCCTCTCACTCCACCCACTTTACCACCTCGGCCCAAACCGAGTCCCCTCACTTTACCCCGACCCCACAACCACCCCCCGACAGCCAGGCATCCCTAGAATTGGGTGAGAGCATCTATGACCACCTCTGCCAGATGCCAGGGCAGGAACCCCCCTTTATTCCTGATTGGTCGTGTCCTGCTGTCGCTCCGGTCAGTCAGATCGAAGGTGACGGCGAGGAGGACGTCTTCAGTGCTTTCAGGGAGTTTTGTAGCAAAGAGAACGATTTAGAGGTGTTTGGGGAGAAATCGGAGACAGGTGCGAACGGCAGGCAAGTGCAGTTTGGAGGAAGTGGGGATTGGGCTCTGGAGTGGGATAGAGAGATGGAGCAGAGCGAGAAAAGTTTGTATGAGTGTTTAGAGCAGTGCGATTGGGATTTGAGCATTACCCAGAAAGGTGTCAGTCAGGAGGAGCCGCACATCGTCCCTAGTATGCATCCAGCAGAGGGCAGCAAAGTCACACAGTTACACCGGCAGAACGCTACGGAAAGAGTCAGTGAGAGTGAGCTTAGTTCACAGCCGTCCCAAGTAACACAGAGGACCAAACTCTCCCATTCGGACCCAAAAAAGCGTCACAGCGGTGGGGTGCACGTTAGCTTCCGCCCGTCCACAGAGTCTGTGCTCTTTCACAACCCCTTGGACCCCAAAGAGGCCCACTGGAAGACCCGGCTTCGCCGTCTCGGCCACTTCCATTCGGTTGGTGGAAGCGGGGCAGCGCCAAAGGTCAAAGAGGGGGTTGGGGAGGGAGTCGTCTGTTGCGAAGTGACGGAGCGGGATAAAAGCTCCACCAGCGGGGCAAGGCGCGGCAGGCTCGGTCGCCCGACTCTCCGCCCAAGAGGGTCCCGCTCTAGGTCTCAGGAGTCTGGTTGCAGCCCCTCACGGCAGCAGCAGGCGGCGCTGTTGGGTGGTGTGTATAAGTCTATGGTCCATGCCCTCTCCAAACCCAAGGCCCAGGCGGTGTCACCACAGCGGCACGGCAAAGGGCCCGCCACCGAGGCGCACCTGAAGGACCTGTATGCACACGTAATGGGCTATTTTGGAAGAAAAACATCAG CCAATAAAGATGAGCTGACACCCAAAATGAGGCCCATGTCCAACGACGCCGGCAACAGCAACCCGAACGTCAGTGATCTTATGGATGAGTTCATTCAGGAGAGGCTGAGAGCCCGGGGCAATTCT AGCATGACAAGACGTGGCAGTAGCCCGGGTAGTCTGGAGATCCCCAAAGATCTTCCAGAGCTCCTGAACCGCCAAAACGCCACACGACCTGCGGACGACCCCGGTGTGCCCTCTGAGTGGACTTCACCAGCTAGTGCCAGCGGAAGTGACCTCATAAGCTCCGATAGCCAATCAGATTCCTTTAACGCTTTTCAGTATGTCAACAAGTTTGAGA ATTTCAGCTTCCCTCCTGAGACGTGCACTTTGGGCTCTGTTGATCAGGATAGTTTGGGGGGAGCAGGACAGACGGCAGAGGAACAGGAGCTGTCCAGCCTTACGACACTCCACATCGATTCGGAGACGAGCAGCCTCAGTCAGCACGGCATATCGGCTGATACAGTCACTATTACCG GTTCAGAGAGCGCGTCTCCCATGCACTCGCTTGGAGGTTCCCGATCACAGACGCCATCCCCGGCCACGCTCACTGCCGAACACGTCCAACATAAAGACCTGCAGCTGGATGAGAAAATGCATCACTCTGTCCTGCAGACACCTGATGACCTCG AAACCAGCGAATTTCCGACGGAGGATGGCAGCGTGATGTCCGGAGGTACCTTGACCGGCTGGCACGCTGATGTCGCCACTGTGATGTGGAGGAGAATGCTAGGCATTCTGGGAGATGTCAACTCCATCAAGGACCCTGAAATCCATGCACAGGTCTTTGACTACCTCTGTGAACTCTGGCAGAACTTGGCCaag ATCAGAGACAATCTCGGGATCTCCCTTGACAACCAGTCGTCTCCACCTCCGCCCGATCTGATTCCACCTCTTCGCATTCTGACTCCATGGCTCTTCAAA GCCACTATGCTTGGCGAACGCTATAAACAGGGAAAACTCCACGCCTATAAGCTCATCTGCAAGATCATGAAGAGAAGACAGGACGTTTCCCCTAACTCAGacttcctcatgcacttctacAACATCATGCACTGTGGCCTGCTTCACCAAGACCag GACATCGTAAACACCATCATCAAGCACTGTTCTCCACGCTTCTTCTCTATTGGTCTTCCTGGAGCAACTATGCTCATCCTGGACTTCATCGTGGCAGCGAGCCGAGTGACCGCCTGCTCGTCCCTTAAC GCTCCTCGGGTGGAGGCTCAGATTTTGTTGGGGTCCCTCGTATGTATCCCTAACCTGTATAAGGAACTTCCCGCCCTGCACCCCACAACGGCTGAGATCATCATGACAAAATTCACAGATGTCAAG GAGCACATAATCAAACACATCTTGAACTCAGCCAGAGATGAGCCTTCTGCACCAGCAAG GAGTGTGGCTCTCTGTAGTTTGGGGGTTTGGCTTTGTGAAGAGCTGGTTCATGGCACGCAACACCCACAGATCAAAGAAGCACTTAATGTCATCTGTGTCACTCTCAag TTCTCGAATAAAACCGTTGCCCTGGCGGCCTCGGATATCCTTCACCTGCTTATAAACTACGTGGACGATCTGCAGAAGTTCCCGCCCAACACTCCAAAGAAAATTGTGGAG GTCCTTATTGCAACAATTACTTACCTTCTGCCGGCCACAGAGTCCTCCCCTCATGAGCTGGACAAAAGG CTGGTTGTTTCTCTGCTGCTGTGTTTGCTGGACTGGGTCATGGCTCTACCTCCAAAAACTCTCCTTCAGCCAGTTGATGGAGCCTCTGACAAAGAGACAAACGATAAGTCTGTTCTGAGTTGCATTTATAAG GTCCTCCATGGTTGCGTATACGGTGCTCAAAGCTTTAGTAACCCCAGTTACTTCCCCATTCACCTGTCAGACTTGAGTAGTCCAGACTATGACCCCTTCCTACCGCTGGAGAACTTGAAGGAACCGGAGCCTCTCCATTCGCCCGACTCTGAACGCTCCTCCAAACTGCAGCCCGTCACTGAAG TGAGGAGTCGTATTCAGCAAGGCCTGATCTCAATTGCGGCACGCACGGTCATATCCCACCTGGTCAACCACCTGGGCCACTATCCCATGAGCGGTGGTCCGGCCACTCTGACAAGCCAGGTGTGTGAGAACCAGGATAACCCATACAGCGAGAGCGCAGACCTGACGCCCGAACTCTTTGATGCACCCAACTTGCAGTTCTTTGTGCTTAATGGAACCACACTGCTGTCCTACCTTCAAATCCGGGCAGAGGGTGGTCTGCCCGGAGGCGGTATGTCGGCTGGCCTCACCACTACCAATGCCTGTGTACGAGTCATCGTGAGGGACATTTCCGGAAAACACTCCTGGGACTCAGCCGTACTGTATGGCCCACCTCAATGCATCAGTCCCAGTCAACCTTTGCACCTTTATACGTCCTCCACTCCAGCAGGGGAAAGTAGAGAACATGCCAAAGATCAGGGCAGTTTAGAGAGTGGCAGTCAAGAAGAGCCAGAGAATGGAGCGTTTCATGAGAATGAGGAGAACCTGGAGAGGGATGAAGAGGAAGAGAATGAGAATGAGGACAGGGAGGAGATGGAACttgaggaggaggatgaagagGCAGCACTGGAGCTGATGGCCCCACAGGCGAAACGGCGGTGCAGAGAAGTCGTCCCAAGCTGGGACTCCCTGCAGGATGGAGAAGAAGTCCTGGACGAGATGCTGCAGTACTTGGAATACTCTAGCCCAGAGTGCCTGCAGCGCACCGGCACACCGCTCAATATACCAGCCCCGCCACCCAACTGCGTGTCCGAGAAGCAGGAGAATGATGTCATCAATGCCATCTTGAAGCAGTGCGCTGAAGAGCGCGACTTTACACTGCATTGTGGGAACGGGCTGAACATGAGAGCAGCGGTGCAGCAAGAGCCAAGCCCTCAGAGACCCCAGTCGGCCTTCTACTACTGCAAACTGCTCCTCAACATACTGGGCATGAACTCCTGGGAAAAGAG GAACAGTTTTCACCTGCTGAAGAAGAACGAAAAACTACTGAGAGAGCTGAAGAATCTGGATTCCAGACAGTG TCGTGAAACGCACAAGATTGCAGTGTTTTACGTGGCAGAGGGGCAAGAAGACAAGCACTCCATATTGTCCAACACAGCTGGAAGTCAGGCGTATGAAGACTTTGTGTCAGGCCTGGGCTGGGAG gtcaaCCTTACTAGTCACTGTGGATTCATGGGCGGCCTTCAGCGTAACAAAAGTACGGGATTGACCATGCCGTACTTTGCCACCTCTACGGTAGAGGTGATGTTCCATGTGTCCACGCGCATGCCTCCAGATTCAGACGACTCGCTCACTAAAAAG TTACGGCATCTGGGCAACGATGAAGTGCACATCGTGTGGTCCGAGCACTCACGGGACTACCGGAGGGGCATCATTCCCACTGAATTTGGAGATGTGCTGATCATCATCTACCCCATGAAGAACCACATGTACAGCATCCAGATCATCAAGAAGCCTGAG